In Cheilinus undulatus linkage group 14, ASM1832078v1, whole genome shotgun sequence, a genomic segment contains:
- the rnf217 gene encoding probable E3 ubiquitin-protein ligase RNF217, whose translation MGRAISGMDDDGPIADVCKMPSFIGSFEEGRVKLSRNLPTETSFTDGKVERPVRDLSRGVSRSNSRVSLDGGEGRAEERSGEDEKDAKGNNNNNCNGGGGERRRASAVEILRRNFGVSKSPSFRLNTNSRMQRGAENDDPEGGVNTDVKNGYESECNGCKKSAFETGGAGTENEPTLSDLTTVDVQGVEFVSGTDQYRHSERSTVNVNDSYNDKEHIYCTVYCIADDKHRRDVEITDDETVTSDAPETDSDTGQGMGSNTEPVLYTVDDLVDPFGDIAHHRLSTVVAGTEATLQSCRVCLEGKSIAPMPCCRKAVCDECLKLYVSSQVRIAKSYISCPIPECSGYLEEGVVVSHLTPEDLAKYRYFLELSQLDSSTKPCPQCSQFTSLKEHSHNRSEHKYKIQCSNCQFVWCFKCHAPWHNGLKCREYRKGDKLLRNWASVIEHGQRNAQKCPQCKIHIQRTEGCDHMTCAQCNTNFCYRCGERYRHLRFFGDHTSNLSVFGCKFRYLPDKPHLRRLIRGSVCATKVLIAPVVILLVVVLGALALVIGLVVFPVYYVCKRRKKQRTQGSGRWI comes from the exons ATGGGGAGAGCCATATCGGGGATGGATGATGACGGACCGATAGCTGACGTTTGTAAAATGCCGAGTTTCATCGGCAGCTTCGAGGAGGGGAGGGTGAAATTGTCCCGCAACCTGCCGACGGAAACTTCCTTCACTGACGGCAAAGTTGAACGGCCGGTCAGAGATTTGAGCCGTGGTGTCAGCAGGTCAAACTCCCGGGTGTCTCTGGACGGAGGTGAGGGGCGCGCGGAGGAGAGGAGCGGTGAGGATGAGAAGGATGCGAAgggcaacaacaacaacaactgcaACGgcggaggaggagagaggaggagggcgAGCGCTGTCGAGATTTTGAGGAGGAATTTCGGGGTTTCTAAATCTCCCTCTTTTCGTCTAAACACAAACAGTCGGATGCAGCGCGGCGCCGAGAATGACGATCCAGAAGGAGGCGTTAATACAGACGTTAAAAACGGTTATGAAAGCGAATGTAACGGCTGTAAAAAGTCGGCGTTTGAAACGGGCGGCGCTGGGACAGAAAACGAGCCAACCCTGAGTGACTTGACGACTGTGGACGTGCAAGGAGTTGAATTTGTTTCTGGTACAGATCAGTACAGGCACAGCGAAAGAAGCACGGTCAATGTAAATGATTCGTATAATGACAAAGAACACATCTACTGCACTGTTTATTGTATCGCTGATGACAAACACCGGAGAGACGTTGAAATCACGGACGATGAAACAGTCACATCTGATGCACCAGAAACAGACTCAGATACAGGACAGGGCATGGGCTCAAATACCGAACCGGTGCTATACACAGTGGACGACCTGGTGGATCCATTCGGGGATATTGCCCACCACCGTCTGTCTACGGTGGTGGCCGGTACAGAGGCCACATTGCAGAGCTGCCGGGTGTGCCTGGAAGGTAAATCCATCGCACCCATGCCCTGCTGCAGGAAGGCCGTATGTGATGAGTGTCTGAAGCTCTACGTCAGCTCCCAG GTGCGAATAGCCAAATCATACATCAGCTGTCCAATCCCAGAGTGCAGCGGCTACCTGGAGGAGGGAGTGGTGGTTTCTCATTTAACCCCTGAAGATCTAGCAAAGTATCGATACTTTTTGGAGCTGAGTCAGCTGGACTCCAGCACCAAACCCTGCCCCCAGTGCAGCCAGTTCACCTCTCTGAAGGAACACAGCCACAACCGCTCAGAGCACAAGTACAAG ATCCAGTGTAGCAATTGCCAGTTTGTGTGGTGCTTTAAGTGCCATGCACCCTGgcataatgggttaaaatgccGCGAGTACAGGAAAGGAGACAAGCTGCTACGAAACTGGGCGAGTGTGATAGAGCATGGACAAAGAAATGCTCAGAAATGTCCACAGTGCAAG aTCCATATCCAGCGTACAGAGGGATGTGACCATATGACATGCGCACAGTGCAACACTAACTTTTGTTACCGCTGTGGAGAGCGCTACAGACACCTAAG ATTTTTTGGTGACCATACATCCAACCTCAGTGTGTTTGGATGCAAGTTCCGCTATCTACCTGATAAACCTCATCTGAGACGCCTAATAAGAGGATCTGTATGCG CCACTAAGGTGCTGATAGCTCCAGTGGTCATCCTGCTGGTCGTGGTGCTCGGAGCGCTCGCACTGGTCATAG GTTTGGTTGTTTTTCCGGTCTACTATGTGTGTAAGAGACGGAAGAAGCAGCGCACTCAGGGCTCAGGGCGCTGGATCTGA